A window from Triticum aestivum cultivar Chinese Spring chromosome 6D, IWGSC CS RefSeq v2.1, whole genome shotgun sequence encodes these proteins:
- the LOC123141575 gene encoding RING-H2 finger protein ATL79 — MAMARRTNHTASPPMNATAATMVISSPPPPRPLSHATGDVWGPYSSSRAFFSNVATILIILACVSLLAFSLHAAARFLLRRLARRRAARARAQAQAQGQPQPPKPPSDAAATEFSVEAGAGAGVQLAGGWGDAECAICLSELADGERVRVLPACGHGFHGACVDGWLAARASCPTCRAPSRLSRAGEP, encoded by the coding sequence ATGGCCATGGCACGCCGAACCAACCACACCGCCTCGCCCCCCATGAACGCCACGGCGGCGACCATGGTCATCTCATCTCCGCCTCCGCCGAGGCCGCTGTCCCACGCCACCGGCGACGTCTGGGGCCCCTACTCCAGCTCCCGGGCATTCTTCTCCAACGTGGCCACCATACTCATCATCCTCGCCTGCGTCTCCCTCCTCGCCTTCTCCCTCCACGCCGCCGCCCgtttcctcctccgccgcctcgcccgccgccgcgccgcgcgtgcgcgggcgcaggcGCAGGCGCAGGGGCAGCCGCAGCCGCCGAAGCCTCCATCCGACGCCGCGGCCACCGAATTCTCTGTGGAGGCCGGGGCAGGGGCGGGCGTTCAGTTGGCCGGCGGGTGGGGCGACGCGGAGTGCGCCATCTGCCTGTCGGAGCTGGCGGACGGCGAGCGCGTCCGCGTGCTCCCGGCGTGCGGCCACGGCTTCCACGGGGCCTGCGTGGACGGGTGGCTCGCGGCGCGCGCGTCCTGCCCCACCTGCCGCGCGCCGTCCCGGCTGTCGCGGGCCGGAGAGCCCTAG